Part of the Mercenaria mercenaria strain notata chromosome 8, MADL_Memer_1, whole genome shotgun sequence genome is shown below.
aaacttggtcagaatgttaatcttgatgatctttaggtcagaaggtcaggtgagcaatacagggccttcatggccgcttgttttttaattacttcccttttatgttactataaatagcttatttagtaactttttattatcggccatagggaaaaaccgagaccacttttctgtggtacaacatgaatggtacctccagtttttatgtgtattttgacatatctgaaCCTTGTaagagtttttatgccccccgaagggaggcatattagttttcaaatgtccgtccgttcgtttgttagttcgttcgttcttcacaatgttaactttttgcatgaaggcactttactctcgaatcactgcacccaagaccttcaaactttaaTGTTGATAGTActcgacccctactgactttagggtcaccaggtcataggtcaaggtcaccaggtcaaaggtcaaggcgctgcaagggcatttgtcaccattagtgacagctcttgtttttttttcttctttgttaaatttcttccctttgttgttcctgtcctttggatttatgACTATATAGAAAATTGATTTCtaaacaattttacacaataCTAGTGTTCCTTAGGTGACCCTCTACATGaactatattccttcaaataattttgattcagcgaAACACATGACCCCCAAGGGGTTTgctttttttcctatatgactatataaaactttgaaaatctttgtcagaaactgctggtccgttttctaaataattttacacaaatgtttcttgggtgaacaactaccaaattccttcaaataattttgattcattggggtggggggtgggggggggggggctcatattcccatatggctatacagaaaacttctctatgaaactactggcctgatttgaaaataattttatttgaattaactttaagaaaatttcaactatattttctcataattcttttgactgatcttgataatgattttttgaccttcttgtccttaagtgcattgataacaggtgagtgatatagggccatcatggccctcttgtttaaaatctgAGGACTTTTGACTTTCTGAACCAGTCACgctattttttttcctttcttttcagCGAGTGTAGACAGAAGTACtataaacatattaaaaagtCGAGACTGAATCCAGAGAAGTACATAAGTGTAATTATTGACAATATGGACTCTGGGAAGACAAAATTGCCAAGATACACATCTAATGTTaaggtaaataaaaatttttggcTCCATTTTTCTACTAGCCTCGGCGTGAACATTCTTggttaatgtttttctttgttactattgcatacatcttactgtaacttcacatcaACATTGTTCAGGATACAAAAAGTGACgtgcaggggctgggctcattatacccaaagtcaaggtcaacaaGGTGTattacttgggttatttttaagggtgatgtttttctgtcatatctttattattattgcttaatatcttactgtaagttaaCATAACCATTGTCCAtcacaaagtatgtgcaggggctgggcacattatacacaaggtcaaagtcactaaggtgttatatcatttttaaggtaaaagtttttcggcaacctttgttgttgtttttagctcacctgagcaatgctcaggtgagtttttctgatcgctcgatgtccggcgtctgtggTCTGTCtgccgtctgtcaacatttagcttgtgtatgcgatagaggctgtatttttcaactgatcttcatgaattttggtcagaatgattaccttgatgaaatctaggccgagttcgaaaatgggtcatctcgggtcaaaaactaggtcactaggtcaaatcaaggaaaaaccttgtgtatgcgatagaggctgtatttttcaattgatcttcttgaaattttgtcagaaagattaccttgatgaaatctaggccgacgttgaaaatgggtcatccgggttcaaaaactaggtcactaggtcaaatcaaggaaaaaccttgtgtatgcgatagaggctgtatttttcattttatcttcatgaattttggtcagaataattaccttgatgaagtctaggccgagttcgaaaatgggtcatcttttACTCtctctctgttattactgaatggatttgattcatacttgaaatagttgttcaatattatcacccacatcacatgacacaatttgcataactctgacaccaatgttttatgaataatacccccttttttcttagaattatagttatgtagtgttttgatacactttatatttacctctcttattacttggtatttttgacacagactctagctattgtgcaatatcttcatccaccattggaggcATTAAACTCTACAGTGaaagctccagtttcctcagatgggCCCAGTTTCACTGTcgagcatcgaaatagtcaagcacactgtctcctgtgacagctcttgtttggattGACACGgcaaaatatagaagaaaaaaaactttcaagaatacttttttttttaaatatgtatttaaaaggaTGTTCACCACATTGGTCAGATGGCCAAAGTCCCTTAAGATGAGTAGCTTAGGCCCATTTTGACCTCTTTGtaattgaaaaaattaaaaaggtaaaatgttTAGCATTTTTGTCCTTGCAGGCAGATGCCTCTTTAAGTACAATGCAACATCATCTTACTGGAGTAAAGTGCCATGGACAAGGAAGAACTTATGTGTACTCATGGACAGACGCTTTAAAGTGTGACTGCAATATTACCATCAACTGCTTAATGCATGTTCTTCTTGATATAAGCAAGGTAAGATATCTCTTGAGAACGAATGATTTCTTATTAGAACACAACAGCATTATGTATGTTAGGTGTATATATACTAAGGGTAACCATACCAAGTCAATGTGACCAGTGCATTATTTAGACCTAGAGCATTAAGATCATGTCAATTTTTAGTGTTGCATTTAGAGAGATTAAGAAGGGCGGAGTGCCCCACCCTTTATTTCTTGCGCCCTCCTGCTCGTATTTGGCACCATTAAATGTGTATTTGTGCCGGTCTATATGCCTGCCTTGTTTCACTGATCACATGCCGAAACTGCGATTGATTGACAAGCAATCAAAGTTTCAGTCGGCATGACTTTTGGTATTTATCTGCCATGTACTACATTACATTAAAAAGGTGTGAGTCAATTATATACATGTGGcgtgttttcaaaatttatatggGTAATTGTTGTTTTTCGCAGTAAAAGGTGACagaataattgtaaaaaaaaagtctggaagaaatttaattaagaATTGTTTTTGTTACGTCTGCAAGATGTAAAAATACAAATTGTCATATGCACATCTTATCACCTGGTAAAATAACCAACCTATAATTAACTGTTGAGGCAAAATCGATAATAATATAGCCTGGGACGTTGTAGTGGACAGGGTTACAAACCTTCGTCTGttgtaaaattgtaattttgttttcatgcattttctttctcgcaaacaacattttattttcagtggaAATACATCGGGTTTAGATACTTATgtatacaaacaaatttttatattgCATGTAATAAATTTTGGCATTAATAGGAACGGATTTCAAATCAGTCAGCAGAAAATTATTGACGAATTTGTTcacttaaaatgaataaaacggACGCTGGTAGAAAATGTTGAACCATCAGTATTGTCTGTTGATGTAGAATCAGCAAGTATTAACTTTGGCTATTTCAATCAGAATACTTACAAAAAATTGTGTAAGTACAACTGTTATGTGCGAAAATCTGGATACAACACTAATTTTATACTGTATAGCGAACTCTTAAAGACCTTCTCAGAAATTGATGGCTGGATTGCAAAGTGATTTAACAGAGACATATTTTTGGCGACCATCTACATTGTCCATattattctgaaaataaaagacaTGCCACCATGAATTAAGTATTACTTTTTATACGTCCGTCCCTGGAAGAGTGGGGCGTATTATGCGAACACCCATGGCTGGCAGtgggcgtccaaaagcatgtccgctccccaagtcaaacagttttcatctgatcttcaccaaacttggtgacaatgtttattggtataatatcttggccaggttcgataaccagcaaaatccccCCTAGGCATtcttgaattattgccctttaattactaaaatctgcaaatttagccttgtctgccaTCTAAGTataacagttttcatctgatcttcaccaaacttggtgacagtGCTTTTGGGCATAATACCTCAGCCAAGTTTAATAATCAGCAAAATCCTCCCCCCCCCAGGTACTTAGGAATTATGGGCCTTATATTACTccaaaaatctgcaaatttagccttgtctgccctctaagtcaaacagttatcatccgatcttaaccaaacttagtgacaatgttcatgggcataatatcttggtcaaGGTCGATAACCAGCGGAATCCCTTTAGGCACTCTTGgaatatggcccttgaattactcaaaaatctgcgaatttagcctttaACTTCCTCTAAGTCGAaaagttttcatccaatcttcaccaaacttgctgaaaatgtttgtgggcaaaatatcttatccaggtttgataaccagccaactCACCCCAGGTACTcttcagttatggcccttgaattaggccaaattcgatgacgggcgtattttgtgacagtctgccactcttgtttctatatgtttatagtggaaactAAGTTCAGcatatacttttatttacagGAACATGACTGTATGCCAGAGACCCTCTATATACAAGCAGACAATAGTGGGAAAGATAATAAGAATAACTATGTGTTGTTGTTCCTGGCCCACCTTGTGTACATTGGTATATTTAAGAAGGTAACGTAATAAGCCTTTATATTTAAAAGTCTaagcttttttagctcacctgtcacatagtgacaaggtgagcttttgtgatcacccttcgtccgtcatcagtccgtgcgtccttcagtcaacaatttcttgtctgcacgatagtggtttgatttatgattttaaccaaacttgcacagaacttgtatgaatttttatcttggtcatgtaggttcaaaaactaggtaacaaagaataagcttgtttacactcaagaggccacctttttttttgtacaatttttaggtcacctgagcaatgctccggtgagtttttctgatcactcgatgaccatcgtctgtctgtcgtctgtcaacatttcacttatgtatgcgataggggctgtatttttgaaaaattgatcttcatgaaatttggtcagaatgaaagtcttgatgaaatctaggccgagttcgaaaatgggtcatctgggatcaaaagctaggtcactaggtcaaatcaaagaaaatactgttttataCTGAGATTTTTTGctcaattttaatgataattgctcagaatatttttttccatgaaatcggtaggtcaaacatgtttacactgttatggtgtgtttctcaggtgagagaCTTGGTCAGAAATATTTGTCCCCATaaaaatcactaggtaaaacatgtttacaatattATTGTGTGTTACTCAAATGAACGACTTAGGGCAAATTTGGCCCTCTGACCCtatcactgtcatgatctgacatgagGGGCACAGTTATTATGCCTTTTTTAGAAGATGATAACtcagaacacttgggcctaggataatgaaagctGATAGGGTGGTCAGTCTTGACCAGCATATGACCTCCTaatattttgaggtcagttagTCAAAGAGTAAGATatcagtgacctggaacatttacaCTATTTGCAAATGAGAACTTTAGAACACTTGATCAGGAAATATTATAGGGATGTTGATAttgaacagcagatgacccctattgattcagGGTTTACTTGTATGCCgtaattattgatttgagatcagtatactgtgaaatcattaatattcatgggggaataattttcgtagattttgtggttgagtcagtccacgaaatttaatcccaacgaacaagtaaatttACCATTCacttatgttcaaaagttgtaatccatgaattcatatccccgcAAAATTGCCactttgaccaaaaccacgaaatttcatgcccacgaaattaaatgatttcacagtataatatGATAATGTCCaatgcacagtgaccaaataatttcttttccttgtgcatttactgaatgcatcagtgagttgggttttacggcgaatcgacacaaaatggtcatatatcgccgagtactgaatgcatcaagggggtatTTTGTGTTGTATGAGTTCATGTTCAGTGAACTTTTTTTTTAGGCtgaaattgattgaaacttcacaaaatgtccttttttacAAGCTGATTTGCATtgaacaggttccataaccttcTTTTGCAATGTTACAAACTTATGCCccttattttaatatttattccgttgacaaggctgttgaatagtcaaatgttactgtcctctgacagctcttgtaaaaCATTAGGTTTGAAAGTTGTtgtgggaagtttcatgtttattgtatcattttatttatacattatgCAAGAAGAATAATCTACCACTGGTTGTAATGCAGATTGGAATGTTTAGCTCAGGGGTCACTGTATTTGCAGaagatacatttaaagtcatTGCATTCTATATaaggtaaaaataaatttttgcaagaaaaaaatgcattacaaaaCCGAATGAGATTAAGATGTAACAGAGGAACTTTTGTTGTTTCAGATCAAGCTGAATTTCCTAATGGTGGGGCATACGCATGAAGATATAGATGCTGTGTTTAGTAGAGTTGGAAAAAGATTAAAGCTAAAAGACGCCCCAACTTTACCGAAACTGCATCATGCAGTTAGACAATGTATGGATCCTGCACCGATTGTTAACCATCTTTCAAGTGTGTGGGATTTCAGGGCCAAATGTCTGAGTAGTTCTATCTCTTACTCTGGATTCCAAGGTGTGCACCATTTCACCTTCAAGATGAAGGAAGGAAGGTTGAAGATGCTGTACAAGGACTGGCCATCAGATAGTTACTCGGTACTGGATATGACGGAGAATGTGGCCAGTCTTGATTTTGACTATTTGGTAAATGCAGAAATTAACGAAAAGGTAGTGTCAGTAATCTCAAGCATGGAAGCAGATCTTCCAAAGTACTCGCAAGCAGGTCGTATGGAGGATGAAGACCAAAAATGGTGGGAAACCTATCTGAAAGGTATTGAACGAGCTGCCAGAATGGCCCCCATCATACCTCGTATTGCTGAGCTACCTAAATTCAGTTCGGTACAGGAGACAGAGACAGGGTCAAACACACTGTCGGCCATGAGGGAGCATCAAAGGAAACTGAAACAGAAATCGGTGATAAAGGCCTCAAAAAGAAGATCATGAATGTGATGTATTACACTGTGTAAACTGGACATTTTGACAGTCTTGCAGACAGCTCTGCATTCTTATAAATGAGTTCAGTTGTCCGTGTGTTGATAAGTATTAAATACCTGGTATAATATTTTGGACCACAAGATGTTTGAAATTCTATACATATTTCTGTATaagatattatttcaaatacaaatacatgtacattcagtCGAGAAAACTTGTTATAACATATACATAACTTCATTGGTTCAGAGatggtatttcaaaattttccattaATCTAGTTAAttaaaaatccaacaataaaAGATTTTTCTCCAGTGTCTTTACCAAGTTAACAGTTTAGCCAGCTGCTCATTTTTGAATCCCCCTTTGCCCACCAATGAGTGGTGACGGCATATAGATGTGATCTTgtcaatatatttcatataaattgatgaaaccttgcaggagtatttatcatgatatgaacttgcacatctaCTTTTCTTCTGCCTCCGCCCTTAATTCCAGAGTAATGGCTTCTGAAACAGTAAAagatacacattttcaccttgtgacatgtctCGCCCAAAAAGTGTTTCAgactgcctgcttagctcagtagggagagcgatGGTCTACGGATCACTGGTTTGATCCTGgagcggggcatatgttctccgtgacaatttgataaaagacactgtgtctgacatcatttatcctccgcctctgataattcatgtggggaagttggcagttacttgtggagaacaggggtcagttgttcgaaactttaaccagctGTTAAACTAACTGGTTTAGGCTTTACCCCCCTTAAGACTTGAAACATTGAATTATTGTCACTTAATTGTGACAGATTTATTAGTGGGGATACACCCTGTGTCAAACatacacattctagtttaatataaatatgcatgCATTTACAAGGATAAATTACTCCTGCATCATTTTTAATGCCTTTCTTCAAGAAAGGTTGATAAGAGACATTGTGTTTTAATTGCTTATTAGCATAAATTTATAATACTGTTCATTGCATGCCATGCACAATATAGAATGGCATTGAAAAGGAGAAGCTGTTTGGACTATATTAGAAATTATGATTTAGTTGGCAATTGATAATGAAAGGTACTTTAAAGTAcagaatagaaaataaaaagagAATGTGTAAATTGTAAATCATCCTTCCTAAAGTGACTTGCAGACTTTAGTCACGTTGTGTACATTTCTGTGACCCTGATCAATGGAGAACATCTGTGTAGCTGTAATGATAGCCTTGATTCCATTTTATATCTGTATAATATATAGATTTTTAACTtgaatatttgta
Proteins encoded:
- the LOC123558737 gene encoding uncharacterized protein LOC123558737, yielding MTDLDKYQDVIEEDFSSLLPFVIEEDFSCSVASDFEIDAENSDVVGQGALTSVENLPIRKRKRTKNVQKNPHPKRGKLEVQDATVKKVYLSLCCQLHCLNSFTAEEIMDARKAFWSKSRQSQRRFIYKGLRSRINTQFIVDGRRLCESGWCLLYGVKDRRFRAIKAELSKGTAPSSDTKMLVSPSKRYLIAKTWLGDYVRLLSDKQPNKEERHLPSCLTKEWIHKLYAENTTKAQEIPLGQSAFKEMWLTEFPDVKISKGKGSHFQCTHCNNYTTTLVNQDIGKTTEGVVLDMRTEHLELQTECRQKYYKHIKKSRLNPEKYISVIIDNMDSGKTKLPRYTSNVKADASLSTMQHHLTGVKCHGQGRTYVYSWTDALKCDCNITINCLMHVLLDISKEHDCMPETLYIQADNSGKDNKNNYVLLFLAHLVYIGIFKKIKLNFLMVGHTHEDIDAVFSRVGKRLKLKDAPTLPKLHHAVRQCMDPAPIVNHLSSVWDFRAKCLSSSISYSGFQGVHHFTFKMKEGRLKMLYKDWPSDSYSVLDMTENVASLDFDYLVNAEINEKVVSVISSMEADLPKYSQAGRMEDEDQKWWETYLKGIERAARMAPIIPRIAELPKFSSVQETETGSNTLSAMREHQRKLKQKSVIKASKRRS